A single Bacillus sp. HMF5848 DNA region contains:
- the pilM gene encoding cell division protein FtsA encodes MSKNTPLFALDIGTRSVVGIVLEEYEGQYKVIDLIAQEHSERAMLDGQIHDVLAVSQVICKIKDELEKRHGVLQKVCVAAAGRSLRTERAKFSVNISGKPMIKKEDIIHLELSAVQQAQHQLAEKDKLEKSYNYYCVGYSVIHYQLDEAAIGNLIDQQGEYASVEVIATFLPKVVVESLLAALHRTDLEMEALTLEPIAAINVLIPQTMRRLNVALVDIGAGTSDIAITDEGTVVAYGMVPIAGDEITEAVSDEYLLDFPLAEKAKRDLYLQSTITITDILGFETEIIRDEVIDKISYAIDRLASAISDEILLLNNQKPPKAVMLVGGGSLTPDLPRTIAEKLQLPENRVAVRGIDAIQNLQYDKDMVKGPEWVTPIGIAIAAKQNPIQYITVDVNERTVRMFQLQQLSVGDCLLSAGVKLNKLYGKPGQAIIVKINNQQVTIPGTYGHPPVLLKNGEPCSLEDIVHNGDALTVERGTDGQCASITINELLEDVSVKTVYVNDTRYDVKPVIYQNDKIVEATIQVQDHDHITYVFPKTIKDLLNFVKLEQTVNNQQQFTVTLNHKTYDILEWSSSVLLNGKKVNLLSHYSNNDHISITHTYIPTLEEISAKLEIDLNCTLQVFFEDQLITLEKVMHKVYRDNLLLRAEDRIYPGDNLTIEENHYEPFIFQDIFRYVDISIPQTSNSQFLLLRNNEEVGFDTILNAGDKIHIKWL; translated from the coding sequence ATGAGCAAGAACACACCACTATTTGCTTTAGATATTGGTACACGTTCTGTTGTCGGTATAGTACTAGAAGAATATGAAGGTCAGTACAAAGTCATAGATTTAATTGCTCAAGAGCACAGCGAACGTGCTATGCTAGATGGTCAAATACATGATGTACTAGCTGTATCACAAGTAATATGTAAGATTAAGGATGAGCTAGAGAAAAGGCATGGCGTATTACAAAAAGTTTGTGTAGCTGCTGCTGGTCGTTCATTGCGAACAGAAAGAGCTAAGTTTTCAGTGAACATATCTGGGAAGCCCATGATAAAGAAAGAAGACATCATTCATTTAGAATTATCTGCTGTTCAGCAAGCACAGCATCAGCTCGCTGAAAAGGACAAGCTTGAAAAGAGCTATAACTACTATTGTGTTGGCTACTCAGTTATACATTATCAGCTAGATGAAGCTGCAATCGGTAACTTAATCGACCAACAAGGGGAATATGCTAGCGTTGAAGTGATTGCTACTTTTTTACCGAAAGTAGTTGTAGAGTCTTTGCTAGCTGCATTGCACAGAACCGATCTTGAAATGGAGGCACTCACACTAGAGCCGATAGCTGCCATTAACGTATTAATACCTCAGACTATGCGACGTTTGAATGTAGCTTTAGTAGATATAGGAGCAGGGACTTCTGATATTGCTATAACTGATGAAGGCACTGTTGTTGCTTATGGGATGGTACCTATTGCCGGAGATGAGATAACCGAAGCTGTTAGTGATGAATATTTACTTGATTTTCCGTTGGCAGAAAAAGCAAAGCGTGATTTGTATCTTCAATCAACAATAACTATCACAGACATTTTAGGCTTCGAAACGGAAATAATTCGAGATGAGGTTATTGATAAAATCTCATATGCTATAGATAGGCTGGCATCTGCTATTAGTGATGAAATATTACTATTAAATAATCAGAAGCCTCCAAAAGCAGTTATGCTTGTTGGGGGAGGTAGTTTAACTCCTGACCTTCCTAGGACAATTGCTGAAAAACTACAATTACCAGAGAACCGTGTAGCCGTTCGTGGCATAGATGCGATTCAAAACCTTCAATATGACAAAGATATGGTAAAAGGCCCAGAGTGGGTTACACCAATTGGTATTGCAATTGCGGCAAAACAAAATCCCATCCAATACATCACGGTTGATGTAAATGAGAGAACGGTTAGAATGTTTCAACTACAGCAATTATCAGTTGGCGATTGCTTATTAAGTGCTGGAGTAAAGCTTAATAAGCTTTATGGTAAACCCGGCCAGGCTATTATTGTAAAAATTAACAATCAACAAGTTACTATTCCAGGAACATATGGTCACCCTCCCGTTCTATTGAAAAACGGAGAACCTTGCTCGTTAGAAGACATTGTTCATAATGGAGACGCCCTAACTGTTGAAAGAGGTACAGATGGACAATGCGCAAGCATTACTATCAATGAACTTTTAGAGGATGTATCTGTAAAGACGGTATATGTGAATGACACTAGATATGATGTAAAGCCCGTTATTTATCAAAACGATAAGATTGTGGAAGCAACTATACAAGTACAAGATCACGATCACATAACATATGTCTTTCCAAAAACTATTAAAGATTTATTGAACTTTGTAAAACTAGAACAAACAGTAAACAATCAACAGCAGTTTACTGTCACACTAAATCACAAAACATACGACATTCTAGAATGGTCAAGCTCAGTATTATTAAATGGCAAAAAGGTAAATTTATTGTCTCATTACTCTAACAATGATCATATTTCTATCACACACACTTACATACCAACGCTCGAAGAAATTAGTGCAAAGCTGGAAATAGATTTAAATTGTACGTTACAAGTATTTTTTGAGGATCAGTTGATTACGTTAGAAAAAGTAATGCACAAAGTGTACCGGGATAATCTTTTATTAAGAGCTGAAGATCGCATTTATCCTGGTGACAATTTAACAATTGAAGAAAATCATTACGAGCCATTTATTTTCCAGGACATCTTCCGATATGTCGATATTTCAATACCTCAAACAAGCAACAGTCAGTTTTTACTCTTGAGAAATAACGAAGAGGTTGGGTTTGACACAATCCTAAATGCTGGAGATAAGATTCATATAAAGTGGCTTTAA
- a CDS encoding spore coat protein — MNMPQSNQMSNQMNHGGHEVFDLHEVLSGMINVLDQFMMFRMFVKDQELLDILDRQYNFILDQYNITCECFSTGQDPSHPTKKYMMRQNNTVTYGLKPSQPKKPNQSVADIKDKGISGHMLGLIKSTASLLTMTSLEVTNPVVRRVMADSIPNYVEMAYEIFLYQNKQHYYQVPQLNQQDMTQMTSGFTPFTGQPQMPNPGFNYRS, encoded by the coding sequence ATGAATATGCCACAGTCTAATCAAATGTCAAACCAAATGAATCACGGTGGCCATGAAGTATTTGATCTTCATGAAGTTTTATCAGGAATGATTAATGTTTTAGATCAATTTATGATGTTCCGAATGTTTGTGAAAGACCAAGAGTTGCTAGACATTTTAGACCGTCAATACAACTTTATTTTAGATCAATACAATATTACATGTGAATGTTTCTCAACTGGGCAAGATCCATCTCATCCGACTAAAAAATATATGATGAGACAAAACAACACTGTAACGTATGGTTTGAAACCTAGTCAGCCTAAAAAGCCTAATCAATCGGTTGCAGACATTAAAGACAAAGGAATTTCAGGTCATATGCTTGGTTTAATTAAGTCAACAGCCTCTTTATTGACTATGACTTCTCTGGAAGTAACAAATCCAGTAGTTAGACGCGTGATGGCTGACAGTATTCCTAATTATGTTGAGATGGCATATGAAATTTTCTTATATCAAAATAAGCAGCACTACTATCAAGTGCCTCAATTAAATCAGCAAGATATGACACAAATGACTTCAGGCTTTACACCGTTTACAGGCCAGCCTCAAATGCCTAATCCCGGTTTTAATTACAGAAGCTAG
- a CDS encoding arginine deiminase family protein, translated as MINITPRAYSEHDQLKTVMLCPPSALDVPDHKTATLVQWNGPVDQEKTHENFENLSGALKAEGVNVIHYTDYLSEEDKRLNEQLINRIFVRDIACVFGNMILPGEPGTSMRKPEYIQVHLLLKEWFKDQFLINENNNLKSLEFGDVIVLSKDAIFINVGMRTTITSVEKIKDLIFKAGFSEIGIIDLPRTASTLHLDMNLNVAASDVVISKSYIRYFPVMVLTETSVKFNMVQEFLNRHGFDVHWIEQYKTIPDINFLNLNPDTLLISKQTNQNIFKDHPKLSKKKLIPIEVTEMEKGGGGIRCMTLPLERE; from the coding sequence TTGATCAATATAACACCACGAGCCTATTCGGAACATGATCAGTTAAAAACAGTCATGTTATGCCCACCCTCTGCTCTTGATGTACCTGACCATAAAACAGCAACTCTTGTCCAATGGAACGGTCCCGTTGATCAAGAGAAAACACATGAAAACTTCGAAAATTTATCAGGTGCGTTAAAAGCAGAGGGAGTTAACGTTATACATTACACAGATTATTTATCTGAGGAAGATAAAAGATTAAATGAACAATTAATAAACCGTATCTTTGTACGAGACATAGCCTGTGTTTTTGGTAATATGATATTACCAGGTGAGCCAGGTACATCAATGAGAAAACCTGAGTATATCCAGGTTCATCTTTTATTAAAAGAATGGTTTAAAGATCAATTTTTAATCAACGAAAACAATAACCTTAAATCTTTAGAATTTGGAGACGTTATCGTATTAAGCAAGGATGCCATTTTTATCAATGTTGGCATGCGTACTACTATCACGAGTGTAGAAAAAATAAAGGATCTAATTTTCAAAGCAGGATTTTCTGAAATAGGTATTATAGACCTACCGAGAACTGCGAGCACATTACACCTGGACATGAACCTAAATGTTGCCGCATCTGATGTTGTAATATCAAAAAGCTACATACGCTATTTTCCTGTAATGGTCTTAACTGAAACAAGTGTAAAGTTTAATATGGTTCAAGAGTTTTTGAATAGACATGGATTTGATGTACATTGGATTGAACAATATAAAACGATTCCTGATATTAATTTCTTAAATCTCAATCCCGACACGTTACTTATTAGTAAACAAACAAACCAAAACATCTTTAAAGATCATCCTAAGCTTTCTAAGAAAAAACTCATACCAATTGAAGTGACTGAAATGGAAAAAGGTGGCGGTGGAATCCGTTGTATGACTTTACCTTTAGAAAGAGAATAA
- a CDS encoding MOSC domain-containing protein, with product MITSVELVSLNIGKPKQIKANDTEFISSVGRSKVTKAFLTENGFVGDSVQYKSHGGPERAVLFYCADHYEKWGAEYNKQFIIPGFGENITIKGLSEEIVKIGDVLKIGETIVQISQPRIPCSNLSNYNEENSLLKRLVETGYTGYLGRVLKEGWIDEQTSIELVESPEQSMTILEANHIFFHDKKNKERMEQLLAIPTLAKEWQDHIRKRLDKL from the coding sequence ATGATTACCTCAGTTGAGTTAGTATCACTTAATATAGGTAAACCTAAACAGATAAAAGCAAATGATACAGAGTTTATTTCAAGCGTTGGGAGAAGTAAAGTTACAAAAGCATTTCTAACGGAGAACGGCTTTGTTGGCGATTCTGTTCAATATAAATCACATGGGGGACCTGAACGTGCGGTCTTGTTTTATTGTGCGGACCATTATGAAAAATGGGGTGCAGAATATAATAAGCAGTTTATCATCCCTGGATTTGGTGAAAATATCACTATTAAAGGATTATCAGAGGAAATTGTGAAAATCGGTGATGTTTTGAAGATAGGAGAAACCATTGTACAAATTTCTCAACCTCGAATTCCTTGCAGCAATTTGTCTAATTATAATGAGGAGAATTCCTTACTTAAACGACTTGTTGAAACGGGTTATACTGGCTATTTAGGACGTGTATTAAAAGAAGGCTGGATTGATGAGCAGACCTCTATCGAACTCGTAGAGAGTCCTGAACAATCCATGACAATATTAGAAGCGAATCATATATTCTTCCATGATAAAAAGAATAAAGAGCGGATGGAGCAGCTTCTCGCTATACCAACATTGGCAAAAGAATGGCAAGATCATATACGTAAAAGATTGGACAAGTTATAA
- the ytxJ gene encoding bacillithiol system redox-active protein YtxJ, with amino-acid sequence MSSTKVTTQAELEQLIQEHGKLLVIKHSLTCPVSGQAFSEYESFTKSNSEVVSAYLYVQEARPLSNYIAETYNIKHESPQALLIKEDEVVWHTSHWKITTKSLEEAVK; translated from the coding sequence ATGTCATCAACTAAAGTAACAACACAAGCAGAACTAGAACAGCTTATTCAAGAGCATGGAAAATTACTTGTTATAAAACATAGCTTAACATGTCCCGTCAGTGGGCAAGCATTTTCTGAGTATGAATCATTCACGAAGTCAAACTCAGAAGTGGTGAGCGCATATTTATATGTGCAAGAGGCTCGTCCTTTGTCTAATTATATTGCTGAGACATATAATATAAAACACGAGTCACCACAAGCGTTACTAATTAAAGAGGACGAAGTTGTGTGGCACACATCTCACTGGAAGATTACAACTAAATCATTAGAAGAAGCTGTAAAATAG
- a CDS encoding DUF948 domain-containing protein codes for MIIIVYISVAVIALAFLILVIYLARTLRSMQTTFQQVSSTIDSFDKQLKGITEETTSLLKKTNGLADDLQKKSEQLNTVIKSVEEFGGTISRVNSSMQEMTDKFMKQLDIQKDTFSKLVDVTHTAMEMWESLKEKRNQREDNKKIS; via the coding sequence ATGATTATCATTGTTTACATAAGCGTAGCGGTCATTGCATTAGCTTTCTTAATTTTAGTTATTTATTTAGCTAGAACTTTACGTTCTATGCAAACAACATTCCAACAAGTATCCAGTACAATTGATTCGTTTGATAAGCAATTGAAGGGGATTACAGAAGAAACTACATCTCTATTAAAAAAAACGAATGGACTGGCCGATGATTTACAAAAAAAATCAGAACAATTGAACACTGTAATAAAATCTGTTGAAGAGTTTGGTGGTACGATTAGTCGTGTTAATTCTTCTATGCAGGAAATGACCGATAAGTTTATGAAGCAATTGGACATTCAAAAGGATACATTTTCTAAATTAGTAGATGTCACTCATACAGCTATGGAAATGTGGGAAAGCTTAAAAGAAAAAAGAAACCAAAGAGAAGATAATAAAAAAATTAGCTAG
- a CDS encoding aminopeptidase has translation MKDPRIETLAKNLINYSVRLQPGEKVLIENFGLQRELVIALVKEAYEAGGYPFVSLKDRQVDRALLMGAQEEHYNMIANFEANVMSNMDAYIGLRAGDNISELSDVPDEKIKVEGRTVGKKVHREIRVPKTKWVVLRYPTNSMAQLAKMSTEAFEDFYFNVCNLDYGKMNRAMDSLVELMNKTDEVRITGSGTDLTFSIKDIPAIKCAGEMNIPDGEVYTAPVRNSVNGTITYNTPSPYQGFTFENVTLTFKDGQIIEAAANDSDRINNIFNTDEGARYIGEFAIGVNPFIQHPMQDILFDEKIDGSFHFTPGQAYEDAYNGNNSDIHWDMVNIQRPEYGGGEIYFDGVLIRKDGRFVIPELESLNPENLK, from the coding sequence ATGAAGGACCCTAGAATTGAAACATTAGCTAAAAATTTAATAAACTATTCAGTTCGTTTGCAACCCGGAGAAAAAGTACTAATCGAAAACTTTGGTTTACAGCGGGAGCTTGTAATCGCACTTGTGAAGGAAGCATATGAAGCAGGTGGCTACCCGTTTGTGTCATTAAAAGACAGACAGGTTGATAGAGCATTGTTAATGGGGGCACAAGAAGAGCACTACAACATGATAGCAAATTTCGAGGCGAATGTTATGAGCAACATGGATGCTTACATAGGATTACGTGCAGGTGACAATATTAGCGAACTATCCGATGTACCTGATGAAAAAATAAAAGTAGAAGGACGAACTGTTGGAAAAAAAGTACATAGAGAAATTCGCGTCCCAAAAACAAAGTGGGTTGTATTACGATATCCAACTAACTCGATGGCTCAGTTAGCTAAAATGAGTACAGAAGCATTTGAAGACTTTTACTTTAATGTGTGTAACTTAGATTACGGTAAAATGAATCGTGCTATGGATTCTTTAGTGGAATTAATGAATAAAACGGATGAGGTCAGAATTACTGGATCAGGTACAGACCTTACTTTTTCGATTAAAGACATTCCAGCTATTAAGTGTGCTGGAGAAATGAATATTCCAGATGGAGAAGTATATACAGCTCCTGTTCGTAACTCTGTAAATGGTACTATTACATATAATACTCCATCTCCATATCAAGGGTTTACGTTCGAAAATGTTACATTGACATTTAAGGATGGACAAATAATCGAAGCAGCAGCTAACGATAGCGACCGCATTAATAATATTTTCAACACAGATGAAGGCGCACGTTACATTGGTGAATTTGCAATTGGCGTGAACCCATTCATTCAGCATCCTATGCAGGATATTCTGTTTGATGAAAAAATTGATGGCAGCTTCCATTTCACACCAGGTCAGGCATACGAAGATGCTTATAACGGTAACAATTCTGATATTCATTGGGATATGGTTAACATTCAGCGCCCAGAATACGGTGGAGGAGAAATATACTTTGATGGTGTGCTGATTCGTAAAGATGGTAGATTTGTTATCCCTGAACTAGAGAGTCTAAACCCTGAGAACTTAAAATAA
- the murC gene encoding UDP-N-acetylmuramate--L-alanine ligase yields the protein MTVYHFVGIKGTGMSALAQVLHDMKLEVQGSDVNKRFFTQQALEEKGICILPFDKENIKPDFTVIAGNAFPDNHEEIVAAKELGAPVIRYHEFLGAFMKKFTSVAVSGAHGKTSTTGLLAHVISGAKPTSFLIGDGTGRGTENSEYFIFEACEYRRHFLSYHPDYAIMTNIDFDHPDYFSNVDDVFSAFQEMAWQVNKGIIACGDDEHLQRIQAKVPVMFYGFNEDNDFQAQNIVKSTEGTTFDVFVRNTFFASFFIPAYGNHNVLNSLAVIALCHYEDIDVETIQSRLKTHKGVKRRFTEKKVGNQILIDDYAHHPTEISATIEAARQKYPDREIVAVFQPHTYSRTQTFLNDFAVSLRQADQTYLCDIFGSAREHAGKLSIHDLQQLIDKSEIIEEADMSILRTHKDGVIIFMGAGDVQKFQVAYETLLQS from the coding sequence ATGACTGTTTACCACTTTGTTGGAATTAAAGGCACTGGCATGAGCGCCTTAGCTCAAGTGCTACACGATATGAAACTTGAAGTGCAAGGGTCTGATGTAAATAAACGATTCTTCACACAACAAGCTTTGGAAGAAAAAGGTATTTGCATTCTTCCGTTTGATAAAGAAAATATTAAACCAGACTTTACTGTTATTGCAGGAAATGCATTTCCTGATAATCATGAGGAAATTGTGGCGGCGAAGGAACTAGGCGCACCTGTAATAAGGTATCACGAGTTTTTGGGCGCCTTTATGAAGAAATTCACGAGCGTTGCTGTTTCAGGTGCTCATGGAAAAACCTCTACAACGGGGTTGCTTGCGCATGTAATATCTGGAGCCAAACCAACTTCTTTTTTAATTGGAGATGGAACAGGTAGAGGAACAGAGAATAGCGAATATTTTATTTTTGAGGCATGTGAATATAGACGTCATTTTTTATCATATCACCCTGATTATGCTATCATGACAAATATTGATTTTGATCACCCTGATTACTTCTCGAATGTTGATGATGTATTTAGTGCATTTCAAGAAATGGCTTGGCAAGTTAATAAAGGAATCATTGCTTGTGGTGACGATGAACACTTACAGCGAATACAAGCAAAGGTACCCGTTATGTTTTATGGGTTTAACGAAGACAACGATTTTCAGGCACAAAACATTGTGAAGTCGACTGAGGGTACTACTTTTGATGTGTTTGTTCGCAACACTTTTTTTGCTAGCTTTTTTATTCCGGCTTATGGTAATCATAATGTCTTAAATTCATTAGCTGTGATTGCACTATGCCATTATGAGGATATTGACGTGGAAACAATCCAAAGTAGATTGAAAACACACAAAGGTGTGAAGCGTCGTTTTACAGAAAAGAAAGTAGGAAATCAAATTTTAATTGACGATTATGCTCATCATCCAACGGAAATATCCGCAACGATTGAAGCAGCTCGTCAAAAATATCCTGATCGAGAAATTGTAGCTGTATTTCAACCACACACTTATAGCCGAACGCAAACATTTTTAAACGATTTTGCAGTAAGCTTGCGACAAGCTGATCAAACGTACTTGTGCGACATATTTGGATCTGCACGTGAGCATGCTGGGAAATTATCAATACATGATTTACAGCAACTAATAGATAAATCAGAGATTATTGAGGAAGCTGATATGTCTATTCTTCGCACTCATAAAGATGGAGTCATTATTTTTATGGGAGCGGGAGATGTTCAAAAGTTCCAAGTAGCATATGAGACGCTATTGCAATCATAA
- a CDS encoding nicotinate phosphoribosyltransferase, with protein MKEIELKMQGKIKRLTNRTFKFDHRVRDGWFSAVYFLKTRDIAKEYKPDNVVTMQFFQKENAVLCGTDEVIALIKEFADDPDNLDIYSLKDGDKIAPFETVLTITGPYQNFGYLEGIIDGILARRTSVATNVYNVVKAAGISGVQKPVIFMGDRDDHFTQQAGDGYAAYIGGSSAQATHAMSEWWGKKGMGTMPHALIQLFDGDIVKASQAYHEMFPEDDLMVLVDYNNDVITDALRVAREFKDKLKAVRVDTSRTMIDQYFVRHPEVLGTFDPRGVNAPLIFALRDTLNSEGYNHVKIVVTGGFNERRIEEFEKQNVPVDIYGVGSSLLKINIGFTGDNVKLNGKDQAKAGRRYRPNARLEKVE; from the coding sequence ATGAAGGAAATAGAACTAAAGATGCAAGGTAAAATTAAACGGCTCACAAATCGAACTTTTAAGTTTGATCACCGCGTACGAGATGGTTGGTTTTCTGCCGTTTATTTTTTAAAAACAAGAGATATTGCTAAAGAATATAAGCCGGATAATGTCGTTACGATGCAGTTTTTTCAAAAAGAGAATGCTGTTTTATGTGGGACTGATGAGGTAATTGCTTTAATTAAAGAATTTGCAGATGATCCTGACAATCTTGATATCTACTCATTAAAGGATGGAGACAAGATTGCTCCGTTTGAGACTGTATTAACAATTACCGGTCCGTATCAAAATTTTGGATATTTGGAAGGGATTATTGACGGTATTTTAGCAAGGCGGACATCTGTTGCAACGAATGTGTACAACGTTGTAAAAGCAGCCGGTATTTCAGGAGTGCAAAAGCCTGTTATCTTTATGGGTGATAGAGACGACCATTTTACACAGCAAGCTGGAGATGGCTATGCGGCGTACATTGGAGGCTCCTCCGCTCAAGCCACACATGCTATGAGTGAATGGTGGGGAAAAAAAGGAATGGGTACAATGCCACATGCATTGATTCAATTATTTGATGGTGACATAGTTAAAGCCTCACAAGCCTACCATGAAATGTTCCCAGAGGATGACTTAATGGTGCTTGTAGACTATAACAATGATGTCATTACGGATGCGCTTCGTGTTGCACGTGAATTTAAAGATAAACTAAAGGCAGTTCGAGTAGATACATCTCGTACGATGATTGATCAATATTTTGTTCGTCATCCTGAAGTGTTAGGGACGTTTGATCCGCGAGGTGTGAATGCTCCGCTCATTTTCGCCTTAAGAGATACATTAAATAGCGAAGGTTACAACCATGTGAAAATTGTTGTAACGGGTGGATTTAATGAAAGGCGAATTGAGGAATTTGAAAAGCAGAATGTACCTGTAGACATTTACGGAGTAGGTAGCAGTTTGTTGAAAATAAACATTGGCTTCACAGGCGATAATGTAAAATTAAATGGTAAAGATCAGGCGAAGGCAGGTCGTCGTTACCGTCCTAACGCAAGACTTGAAAAAGTTGAGTAA